A region of the Dromaius novaehollandiae isolate bDroNov1 chromosome W, bDroNov1.hap1, whole genome shotgun sequence genome:
atgttttctgtacttAGTGTTGATTAGTCTTTTCTAGACATTCTTCAGGTTAGCATGTCatttttcccactgaaatgtGCATATCAACACTGAAACCAAAACAGTGTTTCCTATCATGGGAACTGGAAAAAAGTTATAAACAATtccaaggaggaggaaaaaaaatccccaacctACTCAAAAGCCCTAAGTTTGAGGAAAGGGACAAAGCAGACTAAAGTCTTCCTAAAAGCTGTCAGACTGGGGCCACACAGTGCCATGAAAACAGACGGTAATCAGAAGTAATTTCCTTTTTGTCCCTCCCACCCACTGACAAAGCAGCAGGAGTCagtagaaaaaaaccctactttctGGATGAGCACACAGCACTAGAGAGACTTCAGTTTACGGTTGCGCTCATCCAGTTATCTAGCGTGTTCATCAAGCTAAAATAATGGCATTTAACAAGATACTGTAAAGCAAATGAAAGTTTTTTTGCACTGTTATACTCTGAAgactatttttcaaaataaaacactctGTCTCATGTACTGTAAACTTTAGAACAATTAAGTCAGTCTCAGAAGAATAAGTCAATATTTTTCTTGGCACAGACCTGGGTCTGAGCATTCAATACTACTGTTCTGATAACACTGAGAACTGCTGAAAGTGAGTAATAATAGAAATTAACTGAAGATTTAAAGATGTCGTTCCCAGCTAGCGAGGAAGTCATCTCAAAGAAACCAAGGCTTCTATTTGCTCTCTATCAGGCAGATGTGATTACTCCCTAGCACTTAGGATATGGTAAGTCTCGAGGGCTTAAGACTGTGTGGAATCCACATCCCCGCTTTCACAAGAGTAAgtctgggaaaaacaaaacaaaaaggagagaTAGCAATGTCTCAGATGGTTATTCAACTTGAAGGGAAAGCTAAAGGCACAACACGGCCCAATTTCACATTAGATTTCTACTCTGATCAGTTACTTTGCACCGGCCCAATCTCATATTCCTTAATGAATCAAAACTCCCAATCAGCTGAAAGTCAGATTACAAGATGAATCCTTGGTTTACCACAGAGAGTAATTTCACAACTACTACTATATGTCTAGGTATATACTTATACCTATACTGCTTCAAATACATTTGGGTTTCATATTTTTACTGCAAGAGTTAGCACATGTCTCCAGCTGCTAAAGATACCCAGACGAAAATATGATCTGTCCCAAAAAGAAGAGCCTAGGGAGTCTTTAAACACAAGCTGCTCTTACTTTTTTCCAGAGGAGCTACATCAGTCTGAATTTCTAGGTAACTTAGATGCAAATGCAGAGCTCATTTAATTACTTCAACTGCATGTATTTGGCTTGTTCCTTCTAACCTGCCTGGATTCATGGTTACATTACACACtgttcaaattaaaaaagaaattaccatTCACAGGGTATGGATTATTTAGGATTAAGCATGCCACTACATTTGTTTGGTTGGCTAGTTGTAACTATGATTCTGTACTGAAGTCTCCAGTGgattggggtgggggaagaataCAACACTGAAGGAAGTCTGCCAGATTTGTTGCAGAATAACTAGACTAATAGCTCTGGAAAATGTCAATGACTTATTTTAAGTGACGTAATtctggaaaagatgaaaaattatgaaaaattagaAATTGCTGAAACAATGGTTAGCAGTCTAGCGTgacaaaacagatttgaaaaatacTGACAATACTTGTATATTGCCCAGATTTTTTAGGCTTTCTTCATTAACCTTTTCTCCCTTACTCCTAAAACTCAGGAATGCACAACAACGAAACAAGCAACGCCAAATTCAGACTTGCTTGTGAGGAGATACAATGCTGAAGTTGCATCTGGTGAGAGCTTGGCCTATTATGTATAATTAAATTGTTTGGAACAGTGAGTGCTATCAGCTGGGTAATTATGTCAGCCAGTAATATTAATTGTATGTCTTCCCAACACCATATCTAGTCTGACATATATGACCATAACTATTTTGAAGCATGTCAGTGGGCCAAACTCAACCTTAGTCGAAGCAGGTGCAACTCTTGCAGTCTGGGTGAGATGGCAAATTAGGCCTGAGGTGCTTGCAAACACCCTTCATGGATGGAAGACAGCAACTTTCCCCTAAGGCCGTCTGCCTGGAAATTCAAGTGAATTCACTATTGGGCTTCAAGTTGGAATTTACAATATCATTTTTGGGCATCGATGCTGCATATACAGAGTGACCTGTCGTGCATAATCAGGAAAATAGCATCCAACCTTTGTTTAGAACACATGTAGTATTTAAGTGCAGAGCAGGATTCAATTTCCTATAGCTTAACTGTATTTCCCCACAAGTATAGGGCCTAGCAAAAAGAACATTTTCGACATCTAAATCACACAGCAAAAGGGCCCATAATGAGAATTTCATGCAGGAGGCGTGGCAAACTAGTTTCAGCTTCTGGCTCTGTCACAGATTTGACCTCTGACTTGCAACAGCCCCTGAATATGCGTGCCTCAGTTGTTCCAGCTATAAAACTGGATTGAATATACTCACCCTCTCTgagagctgctgctggaaagcatTGTGAAAAGCATTATTACAGTGGAATTCAAAAATGCTATTTCTTACCTGATAATTTGTAATTGCAACATACACACAATTATGAGGGGAGGTGCTTCCATGTGCTGACAAATGCCGTTGGAATTAATGAATAGGGCACAGTTGTTATGCTGTTCCATACATCTAACGTGGGATCATAACAGTCTAATGTTTTGCATCTCTGAATGCCAAAGTAGCCTCCAACAACATACAATTTGTTTCCAGATGCCACTGCATGGCAGCTCATTCGCTTAGCTGTCACATCTCCCACCTTAGTCCACTGGTATGTCTCACTGTTGAATTTATAAGCAGAGCACGCAGAGAATTCAGTATCTCCACCCATAATAAAAATCTGGTTACCCAGAACAGCTGCAGCTGTGTAgcgccagggctgggggcaggtggCTGGTACTGTCCATCTGTTTTCACACTGATCATAACATTGAACTTTGGGCAGCTTGTCATGGCTAACACTGGTACCCCCAAAAGCAAATAGCTTAAGCTTTGCACTGACTACAGCTGCATTGCTTACTCCCTCTCGGAGTGGGGCAACCATGGTCCATTTATTGGTCACAGGGTCATATTGTTCTACTTGCTTTAAGGATACTGAAGGGGAAGCTGGAAGGCAACCAGTTGCTGCAGTGTGTCCTCCTACCACATACAAACAGTGCTTGAGTTCAGCAGAGCCATGCCCAAATCTAGCTACCAGCATGGGAGCGGCCTTTGACCACTCCTCATGAAGAGTGTCATACACCCATACATCTTTGGAGACTCCATTTTCTGATCCCCGTCCTCCCGTGATATACACTTTGCAGCCTATGGCACAAGCGCTGAACTCTTTCCGTGGACTTGGGATGTCAGCCTTCGGAATGATCTCCTTTGCCTTTTGATCCACCAGGTACAGCTTGTCACACATAAAGGTTTGGCCACCCAAAAGAAAGAGTGAATGGCCAGTTTTACGGGGTCTGGCACACAAACTAGTGACCACTCCATCGTTCTGTAAGATCTTTAACTTGCATCTGATTGATTCTTCTACaatctctttgcttttcctttgcttggTGATAAGTTCTTCCATTGCTACATTCTCCATAAGGTATATGGCTGGCAAGAGAGCCAGTCTGACTGTCTGCAATAGCTCAGGCAGGTAACAGTGACGCTTACTCAGGTCATAGTTGACCCAGTTGATAGCTGACTCGTATACCAGCCTTTCATCTTCAGTTTCTAATTCTTCACTGGAAAGGAGCTGCACTACCATGTCTTTTGGCAGCTGGAGGAAGTCTTCACTTTTACTGATGCTCTGGAAGTTGCTAAGGCACATCCTCCAAGAGAGTTCGTAAAGCTTGGTGCACTGGTGAGCATCTGACAGCAGCAGCATGCCGAGACAGTTGGTGGGATGAAGGTTTTTCTCCAGAAATTCTGCACAAGCATCCCGAATGTCCTGGAACTCTAGCATGTCACCAGCCTCCAGCAGCGACTCTGCATTCTCCTCATTGATGATAACCCTGGAGGAATACGCATAGTCCAGAAGAAGCTCTAAGACTTCCGGGTGAATGGAATTATGGAAGTTGACTTCACTATCCTGGCTCTCTTTCAGTCCTCCACTGAACATTGCTTCAAAATAGCGGCTACAAGCAGCTAAAACAGCTCTGTGGCAGGGGAATGACCTGTTCCCAGCATGGAGAAGCACATCTGTAAAGAGACGCTGTTGACGCAGAAGGTTCAGGTGAGTAAGGACACTGTCGGCATAGGATGACTTGTGGAATAAATATATGTTTATGGAGCCAGTACTGGCCCTAGATTTGCGATTCTCATGCATGCTGACTGACATTTTCTTCCACACctataaacaaagaaaaatgtaataagATTAATGAGACAGTTACATTTTCTGTTATGTAAAAGTAATAATGAACATAGCTGTTATTCActggaagaagaaggaaaaaaaaagctttaggtTAAAGATGAGTGGACAAAGAATTGCATCTAACTTTggcatgtgtttatttttttgtaagaTGACTCTCCTAAGTGACATACTCTTAAATTTGTTGCCCAAGAGCAGGTTTATCTTGGGAAACCTGATCTCCAACTTTCATAACAGTATAGTAGCAAGTAagttggaaaggaaaggaaaagaacctgAAATGATTTTCTCACCCTTCCCCAATCTAGTCCAGCTGATTCATtacatatgtacacatgcatATGCTTGAAACATTCTCCTGTACTGAATCATAGCAGGAAGAGCTACCAGACAGAATACCTAAGGAATGTCAAAAGCTGCATGGGGAACAAAAACCTACTAATCCCATTAGGAAGCTCCTCTTTGGTATAATGATTCCATACGCAACATGAGAGAATGAAAAAGGGAACCTTAAAATGAAAGCCTAGCAAGCATCATAATTTTAGTtgccaaacttttaaaaatactatggCTAAATTGTAGAGATTATATTTTGATCTTCACCAGCAGCTGCCTGCTATAGAGTGATACAGAATATACACAGACAGAGTCAGCAGGAAGATGTGTTTTGAGTATCAGCCGAAGTCACCAAAGCATTACTATTCTGAAGCCATCTTAGGAGTCAGGACTTGGAGCACAAGTCATGAGCAGCTACTGGTTACTTTGGGGGTTTGGAGAGGTAAAACACAAGACATTCTACACTGCTACCCTATTCCTCTCAAATACAGTGCTGCTCAGTCCCTGTTTGGAGGTGAATGTTACCATCTTCTGCCATGATAGGCAGGTCTATATATAGGAGCAAGTTTTCAGGGATAATTAAGAGTCAAGCCAAGACAGCATGGAGCACTGGGAAAGGGAGGAATACTGGCAACCACATAAAGCTAATGGCCAAAAAGCCACAGTGCAAGCAAGAGGAGATGAAGCATACAGAGCTAGTGCAACTTATGGCTGTGACCGCTGCTTTAATAATCTCACTTATCTTTCCCCAGACTGCAGAGGATacttggagaaaggaaagaactgAGCTTCCCTGATTACTATGATATTCCCTTGCTCAGAGTCCCTTCTATGTTACCTTCAAATAAGGAACAAGGTAAGAGCCTACTCGGGAAGC
Encoded here:
- the LOC135324419 gene encoding ectoderm-neural cortex protein 1; translated protein: MSVSMHENRKSRASTGSINIYLFHKSSYADSVLTHLNLLRQQRLFTDVLLHAGNRSFPCHRAVLAACSRYFEAMFSGGLKESQDSEVNFHNSIHPEVLELLLDYAYSSRVIINEENAESLLEAGDMLEFQDIRDACAEFLEKNLHPTNCLGMLLLSDAHQCTKLYELSWRMCLSNFQSISKSEDFLQLPKDMVVQLLSSEELETEDERLVYESAINWVNYDLSKRHCYLPELLQTVRLALLPAIYLMENVAMEELITKQRKSKEIVEESIRCKLKILQNDGVVTSLCARPRKTGHSLFLLGGQTFMCDKLYLVDQKAKEIIPKADIPSPRKEFSACAIGCKVYITGGRGSENGVSKDVWVYDTLHEEWSKAAPMLVARFGHGSAELKHCLYVVGGHTAATGCLPASPSVSLKQVEQYDPVTNKWTMVAPLREGVSNAAVVSAKLKLFAFGGTSVSHDKLPKVQCYDQCENRWTVPATCPQPWRYTAAAVLGNQIFIMGGDTEFSACSAYKFNSETYQWTKVGDVTAKRMSCHAVASGNKLYVVGGYFGIQRCKTLDCYDPTLDVWNSITTVPYSLIPTAFVSTWKHLPS